In Salvia miltiorrhiza cultivar Shanhuang (shh) chromosome 4, IMPLAD_Smil_shh, whole genome shotgun sequence, the DNA window CAACACTCATTATGATCCAGTTGCAAGATGAGTGAAGTTGGAGTTTGCAAGGAGCAGGTAGCAGATAAGTAATTAATCGTTTTTGGCGATATGATGATAATTGAATGTGCGATCAGCATGAGGGTAAATCATGAGGTGGAGGAAGCAATTTGGTGTGAGAAGCTGCCCCATTTTTGACCACTATAACTGTACTCATCCCCCACATCTGATGCCTCTCCAAATGACAATGCAGCAACCACACCCCTGCTTGCATATGCAACAAAATCAATCAATTTCGTGTTACTTGAACCAACCCATCAGAATTTGACAAACAGCAAACTAAATCGAATTAATACCAAAAAGttgaagagaaagaagaaaagaagattAGATATTGATGATAAAAAGGAAATGAAAGTGACCTGGATTGTCGGCCCTGAACCTGAGAGCCACCCACCCATCCTTTGGAATCCCCACCGTCGTCTCCTGCGGAGGGTCATCGAGATTATACCCCAATGGCCCCTTCTCGGGGTCGAAATTGCCGAACCCCCACCCCACCACGTAGAACCCATACCCATGCATATGCATCGGGTGATTATCACTCGCCACCACATTCGTCCCCTGCAAAACCATCTCCACGCTCGCGTTGTACTCCACCACCAACGCCCTCGTCCCCATCTCCGCCGCCAGAACCTCCCCGGGAAGATTCTCGCCCGTGTAGTCGAACTCCCTCGCCGGCTTCTCCGGGAAATCGGCCTCAAAAACACCGCCGATTCTCCGGTAGTACGCTTGCAGCACGTCGGTGGAGGGCGGCACGAAGCTGATGTTGTTCAAACTGGCCGCGAATCTCTTCCCGAAAGGGCCGGCGCAGCCGCTGCAGTT includes these proteins:
- the LOC131019430 gene encoding laccase-14-like codes for the protein MEVKHGKTYLLRIVNAVMDESLFLAVAHHKLVVVGTDGFYTKPFETNYIMISPGQSMDLLLKADQPPASYYLAAAAYSSAFGAGFDNTTTTAILHYQSSPPQQHRNDPLLPPHDATLASTEFTRRLRSPPAAAKNLPTEVDTRVLITASVNLLNCSGCAGPFGKRFAASLNNISFVPPSTDVLQAYYRRIGGVFEADFPEKPAREFDYTGENLPGEVLAAEMGTRALVVEYNASVEMVLQGTNVVASDNHPMHMHGYGFYVVGWGFGNFDPEKGPLGYNLDDPPQETTVGIPKDGWVALRGVVAALSFGEASDVGDEYSYSGQKWGSFSHQIASSTS